The region gttTGAGGACAGCCCCAGCTCCTCCTCCTGCCCCTTTCTGCAGGATGCTCCTGGGGGCGGGGCTGGGGGAGACGTGATGGTGTTTGGGACCTGTGCCGAGGAGGCGGTGAGAGAGATGCGCTTCCGCATCGAGCAGAAAACCTCACTTACTGCCAGCGCAGGTGAGCGAGACGCTGTGTGTTCGTTTTCCTCAGAGGACACATTGTCTGAGTCCCAGATAGCACCCTATTTagattttaattgaacctttatttaactaggcaagtcagttaagaacaaattcttatttacaatgacggcctacactggccaaaccctcccctaaaccggacgacaCGGGGCCAATTGggcgcctccctatgggactcccaatcacagctggttatgatacagcccagtatcgaaccagggtctgtgatGACGACTCCAGCACTTtgatgcagtgccgtagaccgctgcgccactcgtgaaCCCAAATTCACTATGAAATGTCTTTTGGAACAGAGCTGAGGGTTACATAGCTGTGTGAAAATACCTCAGGGAACATTTGATATGTTACTATCCTAGTCTAACTTCATCATCCTATTCTGTATGTAGTCACATCAAGCTTGTAACACATTTGCCATGGGTCTTTTATTGGTCATTCTTCTAGGCATTGCCCCAAACATGATGCTGGCCAAGGTGTGTAGTGATAAGAACAAACCCAACGGCCAGTACAGACTCCCCTCTAACCGACAGGCTGTCATGGTATTCATACAGGACCTGCCAGTCCGGAAGGTAGGTTGCTATACACCTCAGCCCCAAACCTAGACAGCCTATTAAGGGATGTTTACTCAAGGAGATTTTTTATGGACCATGTTGCTAGCTGATGGCCTACAAATAAAGATGAGTAAAAGATGGTCTTTTGGTGTGCCAGGTATCAGGCATTGGGAACGTGACAGAGAAGATGCTGGGAGCTCTAGGTATCACCAGCTGTATCCATCTTGGCCAGGAGATGGCGCTGCTGGCCTTGCTGTTCTCTGAGACAGCCTGGCACCACTTCCTCGAAATCTCCCTAGGCTTGGGCTCCACACACATCGAGAGGTTCTGGCCGGGCAGGCAGAGGGGGTGGGCAGGGCAGAAAGGGGCAACTATACAGTAGATGAATCCTTCAAATGAGTTCAAGTCATCTGACTTGAGTCTGTCTGTTTTTTATTTACTTACAGGGACGGGGAGAGAAAAAGCATGAGCACAGAGAGGTAGTTGTTTTTCTTTTCTGGCAACATACAGTGAGCTCAAAGTATTTTCACAGTGAcaagtttgttgttgttttggctctgtactcaaGCACATAGGATTTGAAATGACAGAGACTATGAGGTTAACCTTAAAGTGCAGACGGTCAACTTTAATTTGAGGTTATTATATCCATATTGGCTGAACCGTTTAGAACTGACAtaactttttgtacatagtctccCCATTTTAGGGAACTGAAAGTATtttgacaaattcacttatgtgtgtTAAAGTAGTCAACGGGTTAGTATTTTGTTCCATATTCTTAGCACgtaatgattacatcaagcttgtgactctaaaAACTTGTCAGATGCTGTTgcagtttgtttttgttgtttcagattattttgtgtcaAATAGAAATTAATTGTAAATAATTTGTCATTTTGTAGTCACTTTTATTCTAAATAAGAATAGAGTActtgtttctgaacacttctccATTAATATTGATGCTACCATGATTCTGGATAATAATGCATGAGTCTTGAATAACTATGAGTGAGAATGTTTGAGTCCTCTCAACATTACCAATAATGGGAGGTTAGCCATTTTGGTTgggtaactttctcactcatcagaACCTTATCaaccattcatttctatttggcacaaaataatctgagacgcaaccaaaacaaactgtaaATGCAtcaaacaagtttgtagagtcacaagcttgatgtagttattgcgtgctaggaatatgtgACCAAATGCTAAACTTTTTACTACTTAAATACGCACGTTAATTTgggttgcctggctacccagactccttgctccAGCCAAATGCAACGCCACGCCTACggacgttagtttcttctccacaatgagtctggatctgagtacctccccgaCCTTTCCCCGAATGCAAACCCATTCGGGGCCGTCTGATTagtccagaaaccgatgggttgagCCAGAACACACGTATAAAGTGGTGGTTTTAAAATTCCTCATTTGCTTTGATACTATGATTCGTTAGAGACAATCTAATTGCTGACAATTTTTTGTGCAACACCCCTCGTCGCCACAATCGACTTCAATGATGGCATTCTCAGACTAAAGTATGTAGCGAACGACAGACCAGCGGAAGAATTCGGTGTGAGTTGCCAGGCTataaaacaggggggggggggactatgtacaaaaagttctgtcatttctaaacggttcacccaatGTATTCGCCTCATAATAACCAGACTGATTGTCGCTGTGCAGTGAACATTCATGTAAGCTTGCGAGATCAGGTGGCTTGCTAGGCtaccgatatggatgaaaataccctcaaattaaagctggccgtctgcactttaacctcagtcattgtttcatttaaaatgtgtttatttattgCACATATCCAGTTCAGAGACAGAATTACAAAACatgtcactgtccaaatacttttggaccttactgtatgtgtgaaatCAATAGATAAATAATGGAACATACTCTAATACTCTCCCCACATCCAACATGTTTCTCTATCTCCTTCATTCTCTGTCAGGACATTTGGAGAGATGGTTGCATTAgaggagcagttctctctgtgCAGGCAGCTGTGTCAAGACCTGGCTCAGGACCTGCAGAAGGAGGCTCTCCGGGTACTCCACAGCAGTGGTTTTCAACCCTCTCCTCGGGGACCTCCAGACGTTTCAcaattttgttgtagccctgaactacCTCACCTGTTTCACCTTTTCagaggcttgatgattagttgtcAAGTTGAATCAGTTGTGCTAGCTGTAGAATAGTTAAAATACATGGAAGGactgggggtccccgaggagtGGTTTGAAAGTACAGCTTGGTTCATTACAGTACACTTTTAGTAATGGTATAAGTTGTGTAGCACATTTCTCCACCTCGCTTAGAGTATATTTTCTTAAACACAAATTCACTTGGATTCATAGTAAAAGTGTTTGAAATcaaacaattttttaaaaatcaattaATCTACTCGGTCTGCAACCCAGAGTTTGTAAGATTCTGATTTAAATGAAACAGATTTCTCAGCTTACaatagtcaaaatgtttattcacgAGGACGTCCTAACATCAAAAATGCAAACCCAGActttataacacacacaaacaagttcaAATCTTAAGCTACGCCTTGCTTagacagtctgtgtttttccACTACATAGATACATTGTTTAATCTGCAACATGTTTCATAATCTTCTGCAAGCCTAACCGTTTCTCCCCTCCACGGGTGGAGacaatgtcctgtaaggaacacagtagtccagcttgtctgtcgatagctcctcttatcatttgtttcccacttgcaccctgcttacatactaaaaaggaacaaaaggtccttgttctaattctgactaaaactacacacatcagattatagttttatgattctaatcaatttcataaaTTATATGGTTTCAGAGTGGAATTATTTAATCATTATCTTTCAACATATACATTATTTTATCAGGAAGAGGGAGCAGGAAAGTGTTCTTGAACAGAAAGGATATTTCCTCAGAGAGGGTATTGAGAGGGTATTTTGGGGTCACAGAACATCACAATATCAGTGTTGGATCCCAGAATCAATCTGTCTCTAAGAAGCATCTCACACAATTACTAGAGCGTCTGTTTCCCTCCAATCGATAGAGAGAGCTGCCTTGGCACGACCATCACCCCCTGGCTTAGCCCTAATGTTCTTTTGATAGCTGGAGGAAATAGAGAGCAATTATGGAGAATACCAGGGACCAGTGTGATCCTCAGCCTGCCTGGTGAATAGGCTGCTTGGGGATGATCATCGCGCTCTTAGGAAAATGTCTTTGACCCTTCTTCACTTAGTGTAATCTATCAGTCAAATCAATGTCTGTTTTGTCCTTTGACTCCATCCCCAGGTTCAACCAGATGTATCCTGTAATTCACCATGTCATTGCTTTGTTTTCTTCCAGGGCAAGACAGTGACGTTGAAGCTTAAAAATGTCAACTTTGAGGTGAAAACCAGAGCGTGGACATTGCCGTGTGCCGTTGCTACGAGTGACGAGCTCTTTGCTGTCGCTAAGGACTTGCTGAAGACTGAGATTGACAACGTCAGCCCCCAGCCACTGAGACTGAGGCTCATGGGTAACCTTAATTTACCTTCTCTCACTGGTTTAAATGGAGTATACCACTGGAAAAAAATACTTAATATCACATTTAATGTCTGTTGTATATATCAATAATATATGAAGTACCTTCTACTGATTCTGTTATTAATTCTTATCTTTAATTAAAATCAACCCTTGCGTGTCTGCAGGCATTCGAGTTTCCAGCTTTGTCAGAGCTGACGACAAGAAACCCCAGCAGAAGAGCATTGTGGGATTCCTTCAGCAAGGCAGGGCTGACTCCAGTAGCCCCTCACAGATCTCCTCCCACAAGCCTGTGAAAGAGCATCCACCTAAGCCTCCAGGCCAGACCCAGCCCTTTCCCTGCCCTTCCCTGGTACAGCAGAGCCAGGGGCAGGAGGATCACCCCTGGGTACCCAGCtggggaggagtggaggtggggaGGACTGGGGAGCAGCAGCAGTCCTTCTTCCAAAAAGCTCGCGCCCAGAGGCTGCGGCTGCAAGCTGAGAGAGAGGACCCACCAGAGGATGGAAAGTGGAACGTCTTAGAGACCAGACTGGGCCCAACCTCATCAGCCACCAAGcccaaacagacacagacacccatTCAGAAGAATCCAAATACATCAGCAGAGACACACTTCACGATGAGTGCATTGACAGCTCCTGACAACATGACACATGCACCTACAGCCAGCAGCACAGAGGCACATGTGTCTACTTCATTGTACTGGTCCACAGAGCCAGGGACAGACAGTCTGACCTGCCCTGTGTGCTTCAGGGAGGTGAACACCACAGACCTGACAGTCTTCAACAGACATGTTGACCAGTGTCTCAGTGGGGTTCCTATGGAGCACaacattcacacagacacagaactagaGAGAGGCTCCAGTGTctgtgaggaggaggtggagaaagagagggaaggggagattgagaaagagatagctgaaggggaaaggaggagggaggagggattgaTGGAGAAAGGTAGGGACCCACTTAGTAGGTGCATGTTGGACTCATTGGGCCTTCGATTGGACTCTAGTGCAGGTGATAATAAAGGACTACTTCTGTATGAGACTAGTACAACTAATATTTCACTAAACGCTGTGGGCCTGAACCCTGTCTGCCTTAACACTTGTCcaaatggaggtgtgtctataccTAGAGTTACAGACCCTAACATCCTGAAGGGTTCATCTCAAAGTGACCCTCGTATTCGTCCGTTGTCCCCAGGTGGCCCTCGGCCAATGACTACGCCCAAGGTTGAGTCACATGACCCCAGAGAACCCGCCCTCACCTGCCCAGTGTGTCAGGTGACACAGGACACCGATAACCTCACCCTCTTTAACCGACACGTTGACCTCTGTCTAAACCAGGAGGTCTTACATGAGCTTGAAGGACTGGCATCTGTGGACTGCACCACCCACAATGCAACACCTGCTGCCCACAAAGGTCAGTGTTTCATTTAATGATTGATCTCACATTACATGTCACCATGGGGCACCATGTGCAGATCGATGAGGGACAAAACAATTAAATCCATGTTAGAAcaaggctgcaacacaacaaaatgcggaaaaagccaaggggtccgAACATTCTCCGAACGCACTGCACGTAATGGAGCTCCATTTGTTCAGTTCTGTAAATAACTCACGCTTGAAACCGAAAGACAACTCAAATGTGTCCTACAAAGCACCAACATTATTTACAAAATGTAAATGGTACAGAACAAAAACTGATATCTGGATCAAATACATTAACATAAAATGTATACACTACTCTACCTGATTTAGTGCTGATCTTCAAATATTCTTTATATTAAGCTTTTCAATACATATTGTTTTGCAAATGACAGTATGGACTATAACTACGGCTGTTCTGATCTGTTGTTGCACATTGTTCATGAATGTGTCTTGTAGTTCTTATACAAGGCCAAATTTAAAGTGTATTAATATGAATAGGAAAAACACATCCCAGAaacatgtagttctgtccttgaactgttcttgtctattaatgtgttatatgatgtcatgttttgtgtggaccccaggaagagtagctgctgattttgcaacagctaatggggatcctaataaaataccaaatggtCATTAAAATAGACCAAGAACTTACTTGAGGTTGAGTATATTTTCTTCCAAGAAAGAGTGAAACTGACCTGTTCTAAGGGTGAAACTAGAAGAATGTTTGGCCACTGTGaggccagtctgtctgtctcagtgacATGGTATTGTGGGGGCTGTGTATTGATTTCCTTTGAGAGAGTGAAGACGTCTCATTTCACACTGTGGGGCCTCCCCTGCCCTGCTCACTGCCCCTGGTAAATCACTTCTTCACCCATTCAAGCCTGACAATGGAAAGAAAGTCTCTTCCAGTTTcctcttaactaacttgcctgtGAGGTTGCAGTCTTTATAGCTTTGAAAATAACACAAATTACTAAATTGCTTGTCGAACCTAGACAGTTGTCATTCTTTTTTTCCTAATGTCTTTTCCTGTTTCCCGCCCACAGAGCGAGAGCAGCCCCTGCGGAGAGCGCCACAGAAAGGCAAGAGCAAAAGGTGAAACTACCTACAACTTCTTAGACATATCTCTGACTCAGGGTGTATATATCAGAGATTGAAGTGTCACTCAGAGAGGAGCGAGATAATTGATTTAGATGTACCCATGGTTACTGACACTAATCGTGTTAGTTTGAATTGGTCAATTGACTTGAAAGTCAGTACATTCACAATGGACTTAATTAAACACAAATGTTGCGTGGTAGATTAAAACATTGACCAGAAGTTGACAAGAAGGTTTCAGATACTGGTGAAGACAGAGTGAGAATTGTGCagtaaaatcaaatgtatttatatagccctttttacatcagctgatatctcagagctgtacagaaacccagcctaaaaccccaaacagcaagcaatgcagttgtagaagcacaatggctaggaaaaactccctagaaaggccaaaacctaggaagaaacctcgaGAGTAACCAGgccatgaggggtggccagtcctcttctggctgtgccgggttgagattataacagaacatggccaagatgttcaaatgttcataaatgaccagcatggtcaaataataataatcacaatagttgttgagggtgcagcaagtcagcacctcaggaggaaatgtcagttggcttttcatagccgatcattgagagtatctctaccgctcttgctgtctctagagagttgaaaacagcaggtctgggacaggtagcacgtccggtgaacaggtcagggttccttagccgcaggcaaaacagttgaaactggagcagcagcacggccaggtggactggggacagcaaggagtcatcatgccaaagaaagaaagagagaattagagcgagcatacttaaattcacacaggacaccgaataaaacaggagaaatactccagaaataactgactgaccctagccccccaacacacaaACTACtccagcataaatactggaggctgagacaggaggggtcaggagacactgtggccccatccgatgatacccccagacagggccaaacaggcaggatataaccccacctacttttccaaagcacagcccccacaccactagagggatatcttcaaccaccaacttaccatcctgagacaagaccgagtatagcccacaaagatctccgccacggcacaacctaagggggggcgccaacccagacaggaagaccacgtcagtgactcaacccacgcacccctcctagggacggcatggaagagcaccagtaagccagtgactcagcccctgtaatagggttagaggcagagaatcacagTGGAGATGGGGGACCCAGCCAGGCAGAGACcacaagggtggttcgttgctccagtgcctttccattcaccttcacactcctgggccagactacactcaatcataggacctactgaagagatgagtcttcaataaagacttaaaggatgagaccaagtctgcgtctctcacatgggtaggcagaccattccataaaaatggagctctataggagaaagccctgtctccagctgtttgcttagaaattctagggacaattaggaggcctgcgccttgtgaccgtagtgtacgtgtaggtatgtacggcaggaccaaatcggaaagatgggtaggagcaagcccatgtaatgctttgtaggttagcagtaaaaccttgaaatcagcccttgccttaacaggcagccagtgtagggaggctagcactggagtaatatgatcacattgttgggttctagtcaggattctagcagccgtatttagcactaactgacgtttatttagtgctttatccgggtagccgtaaagtagagcattgcagtagtctaacctagaagtaacaaaagcatggattaatttttctgcatcctttttggacagaacatttctgatttttgcaatgttatgtagatggaaaaaagctgtccttgaaatggtcttgccaggtcgcagttgtaaatgagaacttgttctcaacttgcctacctggttaaataaaggtaaaataaaataaaatatgttcttcaaaagagagatcagggtccagagtaacaccgaggtccttcacagttttatttgagacgactgtacaaccatcaggattaattgtcagattcaacagaagatctttgtttcttgggacctagaacaagcatctctgttttgtctgagtttaaaagtagaacgtttgcagccatccacttccttatgtgcGAAACAGGCTTCcagtgagggcaattttggggcttcaccatgtttcatcgaaatgtacagctgtgtgtcatctgcatagcagtgaaagttaacattgttTTCGattgacatccccaagaggtaaaatatatagtgaaaacaatagtggtcctaaaacggaaccttgaggaacaccgaaatttacagttgatttgtcagaggacaaaacattcacagagacaaactgatatctttccgacagataaaatctaaaccaggccagaacttgtctgtgtagaccaatttgggtttccaatctctccaaaataatgtggtgattgatggtatcaaaagcagcactaaggtctaggagcacgaggacagatgcagagcctcggtctgacgccattaaaaaaTGTGCTGTGTTTCGTTCTGGCTACTTTTCCAGGAGAGGCTCATCTCCCCCACCCCCATCTAAGAAGGTCAAAGCCCTGGGCCCAGCTCGGAACACCATCGACAAGTTCTTTAGGTGACAACACACACGAAGACCAAGAGGATGGCATGTTATTCTCAGACGGTGATGAAGACTGACTGCTACCTGGATCTCAGGTGAATGGAGTGCTGGTGACCTCACTAGAAACCATACCTACCTACCTAGTACTTCTTGGATTGCTGGGCATTTGGATTGCTTACTCAATAATTGAAGATGCACTTTCTTCTTTCTATAATGTTAGTTTTTATGTATTTTGTTCATTCTTTAATGTCATAATGGTCATAAATTGCTTTATTAATTTATTGTACTGCTATAATTGATCATGCACTAGCTGCGGCTAAATGAggggactgtgtgtgttttgcacCATTTTAGATGTAAAGAAGAAGGTGCACGATGGATGTGAAGAATAGGGGTTAGAATAactaaacactgaacaaaaatataaatgcagcatataaagtgttggtctgcacaaaaagtttatttctctcaacttttgtacacaaatttgtttacatccctgttactgggcctttctcctttgccaaaataatccatccacctgataagtgtggcatatcaagaagctggttaaatagcatgatcattacacaggtgcgcaTGTGCTGGGGGCAACAAagggcactctaaaatgtgccgttttgtcacacaatgccactgacatctcaagttttgagggagcgtgcaattggcatgctgaccgcaggaatgtccaccagagctgttgccagataattaaatttaaatttttctaccataagccgcctctgtcgttttagagaatttggcagtgcctcacaaccgcagaccaggtgcaaccatgccagcccaggacctccacatctggcttcttcaactgcgggatcatctgagatcaGGCATCTggacagctgattaaactgtgggtttgcacaaccaaaatatttctgcacaaactgccTCAGGGTAGCTCATCTACGTGCTCATTGTCTTCATTAGGGTCTTGATCGGACTGTagttcggcatcgtaaccgacttcattTGGGGAAAATGCTcatcttcgatggccactggcactctggagaagtgtgctcttcccAGATTAAtcatggtttcaactgtaccgggcagacggcatgtatggcatcgtgtgggcgagcggtttgctgatgtcaacattgtgaacggagtgccccatggtggcggtggggttatggtatgggcaagcatTAGCTACGGATAATGAACacgattgcattttatcgatggcaatttgaacacacagagataccgtgacgagatcctgaggcccattgttgtgccatttatccaccgccatcacctcatgtttcaccaTAATGCACGGACCCATGTCGcatggatctgtacacaatttctggaagctggaaatgtcccagttcttcatggcctgcatactcttcagatatgtcacccattgagcatgtttgggatgctctagaTCAACgtatacgacagcgtgttccagttcccgccaatatcgagcaacattaaagaggagtgggacaacagcgtgatcaactctatgtgctgcatgaggcaaatggtggtcacaccacatactgactgattttctgatccatgccctacttttttttaaagttatgcatctgttggtgacatctgtattcccagtcatgtgaaatccatagattagggcctaatttatttatttaaattgactgatttccttatatgaacggtatctttgaaattgttccatgtaAGTAATGTAATTctaagtttatatttttgttcagtgtattatagTTTTGCATAAGAAAACTTAAATATCTAAATTGTTTTAGATTATATTTAAATGTGCATTTAGTATTTAAGATGTTTCCACAAGAATATTGCTCAAAGTTACCACCATGTTGACATTTGCTGAATGAACTGTGTTGGCAGTCAATTATTCTCCTTGTTAAACTTTGTAAAGTCTCTGTGTCAATGTTGATGAGTATTTAATGTGTGCAGTATAAATCCATTTAAACACACCTA is a window of Oncorhynchus mykiss isolate Arlee chromosome 11, USDA_OmykA_1.1, whole genome shotgun sequence DNA encoding:
- the LOC110536169 gene encoding DNA polymerase kappa isoform X2: METGGTSSSGEGFLSRMALNDNKAGMEGLDRDKINKIIMKFSKGSRFYENEMKKEQQVNQRIERMMLQKAHITEQQLSKAQTQVENMTFDLERVRDLSRVIVHVDMDAFYAAVETRDCPDLKDKPMAVGSMSMLTTSNYHARKFGVRAAMPGFIAKKLCPNLVIVPTNFDKYRAVSAEVQEIFADYDPHFLPMSLDEAYLDISEHLEQRRVWPEALRTHRLRTNDTGTATSVSVPVEEQGDGLQETVEGLSPVLFEDSPSSSSCPFLQDAPGGGAGGDVMVFGTCAEEAVREMRFRIEQKTSLTASAGIAPNMMLAKVCSDKNKPNGQYRLPSNRQAVMVFIQDLPVRKVSGIGNVTEKMLGALGITSCIHLGQEMALLALLFSETAWHHFLEISLGLGSTHIERDGERKSMSTERTFGEMVALEEQFSLCRQLCQDLAQDLQKEALRGKTVTLKLKNVNFEVKTRAWTLPCAVATSDELFAVAKDLLKTEIDNVSPQPLRLRLMGIRVSSFVRADDKKPQQKSIVGFLQQGRADSSSPSQISSHKPVKEHPPKPPGQTQPFPCPSLVQQSQGQEDHPWVPSWGGVEVGRTGEQQQSFFQKARAQRLRLQAEREDPPEDGKWNVLETRLGPTSSATKPKQTQTPIQKNPNTSAETHFTMSALTAPDNMTHAPTASSTEAHVSTSLYWSTEPGTDSLTCPVCFREVNTTDLTVFNRHVDQCLSGVPMEHNIHTDTELERGSSVCEEEVEKEREGEIEKEIAEGERRREEGLMEKGRDPLSRCMLDSLGLRLDSSAGGPRPMTTPKVESHDPREPALTCPVCQVTQDTDNLTLFNRHVDLCLNQEVLHELEGLASVDCTTHNATPAAHKEREQPLRRAPQKGKSKRRGSSPPPPSKKVKALGPARNTIDKFFR
- the LOC110536169 gene encoding DNA polymerase kappa isoform X1 is translated as METGGTSSSGEGFLSRMALNDNKAGMEGLDRDKINKIIMKFSKGSRFYENEMKKEQQVNQRIERMMLQKAHITEQQLSKAQTQVENMTFDLERVRDLSRVIVHVDMDAFYAAVETRDCPDLKDKPMAVGSMSMLTTSNYHARKFGVRAAMPGFIAKKLCPNLVIVPTNFDKYRAVSAEVQEIFADYDPHFLPMSLDEAYLDISEHLEQRRVWPEALRTHRLRTNDTGTATSVSVPVEEQGDGLQETVEGLSPVLFEDSPSSSSCPFLQDAPGGGAGGDVMVFGTCAEEAVREMRFRIEQKTSLTASAGIAPNMMLAKVCSDKNKPNGQYRLPSNRQAVMVFIQDLPVRKVSGIGNVTEKMLGALGITSCIHLGQEMALLALLFSETAWHHFLEISLGLGSTHIERDGERKSMSTERTFGEMVALEEQFSLCRQLCQDLAQDLQKEALRGKTVTLKLKNVNFEVKTRAWTLPCAVATSDELFAVAKDLLKTEIDNVSPQPLRLRLMGIRVSSFVRADDKKPQQKSIVGFLQQGRADSSSPSQISSHKPVKEHPPKPPGQTQPFPCPSLVQQSQGQEDHPWVPSWGGVEVGRTGEQQQSFFQKARAQRLRLQAEREDPPEDGKWNVLETRLGPTSSATKPKQTQTPIQKNPNTSAETHFTMSALTAPDNMTHAPTASSTEAHVSTSLYWSTEPGTDSLTCPVCFREVNTTDLTVFNRHVDQCLSGVPMEHNIHTDTELERGSSVCEEEVEKEREGEIEKEIAEGERRREEGLMEKGRDPLSRCMLDSLGLRLDSSAGDNKGLLLYETSTTNISLNAVGLNPVCLNTCPNGGVSIPRVTDPNILKGSSQSDPRIRPLSPGGPRPMTTPKVESHDPREPALTCPVCQVTQDTDNLTLFNRHVDLCLNQEVLHELEGLASVDCTTHNATPAAHKEREQPLRRAPQKGKSKRRGSSPPPPSKKVKALGPARNTIDKFFR